One genomic region from Conexibacter woesei DSM 14684 encodes:
- a CDS encoding carbohydrate ABC transporter permease, which translates to MSAIEPSTPPPPASAVVGGVAGEVPKPEWPLGGTRSEARPPGEPRRVGYLYILPAFLVFAGFVLVPLGHAFYLSLWEWDGLTAGRWVGFDNYVDVVSDPGLRAAFGHALVLVLFYAVLPVLIGLLLAGLVARARVRGLALFRTILFLPQVIAMVVVAVMWRMIYDPENGALNELLRAVGLGSLTQSWLGDFDRALPSVGLIGTWVMYGLAMVLLTAGVQKIPSSLYDAARVDGAGPIREFFAVTLPALRGEIAVALTLTTIQALRNFDLVYITTKGGPGDATSVPSFEVYDRAFQTGQVGSAAAIGISLLAIIFAISLLINRTAERGAR; encoded by the coding sequence ATGAGTGCCATCGAACCCTCCACGCCGCCCCCGCCCGCCTCCGCGGTCGTCGGCGGCGTGGCGGGCGAGGTGCCCAAGCCGGAATGGCCGCTCGGCGGGACGCGCTCGGAGGCGCGTCCCCCGGGCGAGCCCCGGCGTGTCGGCTATCTGTACATCCTGCCGGCGTTCCTCGTCTTCGCGGGCTTCGTCCTCGTCCCGCTCGGTCACGCCTTCTACCTCTCCCTGTGGGAGTGGGACGGCCTGACCGCCGGCAGATGGGTCGGCTTCGACAACTACGTCGACGTCGTCTCGGACCCGGGACTGCGCGCCGCATTCGGGCACGCGCTCGTGCTCGTGCTGTTCTACGCCGTGCTGCCGGTTCTGATCGGCCTGCTGCTGGCGGGCCTCGTCGCCCGCGCGCGGGTGCGCGGGCTGGCGTTGTTCCGCACGATCCTCTTTCTCCCGCAGGTGATCGCGATGGTCGTCGTCGCGGTCATGTGGCGGATGATCTACGACCCCGAGAACGGCGCCCTGAACGAGCTGCTGCGCGCCGTCGGGCTGGGGTCGCTGACGCAGTCGTGGCTCGGCGACTTCGACCGCGCGCTGCCGTCGGTCGGCCTGATCGGCACATGGGTCATGTACGGCCTCGCGATGGTGCTGCTGACGGCCGGCGTGCAGAAGATCCCGTCGAGCCTCTACGACGCCGCGCGCGTCGACGGCGCCGGCCCGATCCGCGAGTTCTTCGCCGTCACGCTGCCCGCGCTGCGCGGGGAGATCGCCGTCGCGCTGACGCTCACGACGATCCAGGCGCTGCGCAACTTCGACCTCGTCTACATCACGACGAAGGGCGGGCCGGGCGACGCGACCTCGGTGCCGTCGTTCGAGGTCTACGACCGCGCCTTCCAGACCGGGCAGGTCGGCTCCGCCGCCGCGATCGGCATCTCGCTGCTGGCGATCATCTTCGCGATCTCGCTCCTGATCAACCGCACGGCCGAGCGAGGTGCTCGATGA
- a CDS encoding extracellular solute-binding protein, whose amino-acid sequence MKLTRALLLAVAALLAAVAVGCGSPGESDDDSSSTTATTRATERVDVAAAGDVTLTIWDQEVRGGQAAQIRRLNAEFQEKYPNVTINRVAKSFEDLNTTLKLAVSGPRAPDVVQANQGRPVMGQLVRARLLRPLTDYAEVYGWDDRYSDLLLNLNKFSPDARQFGSGDLYGLSQMGEIVGVFYNRRLVRRLPETLEEFEASLAETKRAGGVPIQFGNLDKWPGIHEYETVLGRNATPQAVSDFVFAASGASFDTPEFTAAARTLQDWAKAGYFTPDFNGVGYDPAWQRFARGESPYLIAGTWLVADLIRAMGDDVGFFVLPGETAGDDPVALGGEGLPFTVTTASKNPDVAAAYIDFITDANAARVLVETDNLPAMSLPDGIAPTEGLTGDVFAAWRSLNEANGIIPYIDYATPTFYDDISGAIQELLAEKQSPEEFTSGVEAKYSEFTGSL is encoded by the coding sequence GTGAAGCTGACGAGGGCGCTGCTGCTCGCCGTCGCCGCACTGCTGGCGGCGGTTGCCGTGGGGTGCGGTTCACCGGGAGAGTCCGACGACGATTCGTCGTCGACCACTGCCACGACAAGAGCGACCGAGAGAGTCGACGTCGCCGCCGCCGGCGACGTCACGCTGACGATCTGGGACCAGGAGGTCCGCGGAGGTCAGGCGGCACAGATCAGAAGGCTGAACGCCGAGTTCCAGGAGAAGTACCCGAACGTCACGATCAACCGCGTGGCGAAGTCGTTCGAGGACCTCAACACGACGCTCAAGCTGGCCGTCTCGGGCCCGAGAGCGCCGGACGTCGTGCAGGCCAACCAGGGTCGTCCCGTGATGGGCCAGCTCGTGAGAGCGAGATTGCTGCGGCCGCTGACCGACTACGCCGAGGTCTACGGCTGGGACGACCGCTACTCGGACCTGCTGCTGAACCTGAACAAGTTCTCGCCCGACGCGAGACAGTTCGGCAGCGGCGACCTCTACGGCCTCTCCCAGATGGGTGAGATCGTCGGCGTCTTCTACAACAGAAGACTCGTGAGAAGACTGCCCGAGACGCTCGAGGAGTTCGAGGCCTCGCTCGCCGAGACCAAGAGAGCCGGCGGCGTGCCGATCCAGTTCGGCAACCTCGACAAGTGGCCCGGCATCCACGAGTACGAGACCGTGCTCGGCCGCAACGCCACGCCGCAGGCCGTGAGCGACTTCGTCTTCGCCGCCAGCGGCGCGTCGTTCGACACGCCTGAGTTCACCGCCGCCGCCAGAACGCTGCAGGACTGGGCGAAGGCGGGCTACTTCACGCCCGACTTCAACGGCGTCGGCTACGACCCCGCGTGGCAGCGCTTCGCGAGAGGCGAGAGCCCCTACCTGATCGCCGGCACGTGGCTCGTGGCGGACCTGATCAGAGCGATGGGCGACGACGTCGGCTTCTTCGTCCTCCCGGGCGAGACGGCCGGCGACGATCCGGTCGCGCTCGGCGGCGAGGGCCTGCCGTTCACGGTCACGACCGCGTCGAAGAACCCCGACGTCGCGGCCGCGTACATCGACTTCATCACCGACGCCAACGCGGCGAGAGTGCTGGTCGAGACCGACAACCTGCCGGCGATGTCGCTGCCGGACGGGATAGCGCCGACGGAGGGCCTGACCGGCGATGTCTTCGCCGCCTGGAGAAGCCTCAACGAGGCGAACGGGATCATCCCGTACATCGACTACGCGACCCCGACGTTCTACGACGACATCAGCGGCGCGATCCAGGAGCTGCTGGCTGAGAAGCAGTCGCCGGAGGAGTTCACGTCCGGCGTCGAGGCGAAGTACAGCGAGTTCACCGGCTCGCTCTGA
- a CDS encoding carbohydrate kinase family protein — MSTTDPIDLACVEPAFVDLTFVGLEAVPALGEEQHTRGLERGAGGGAITAIGAARLGLRTASVSPIGDDADGEFVRAAFAADGVRWAGRRVARTSLTAVMPVGSERAMATFDNGEEARAEEIAALSPRAVVTSLDRLGLAPEGARVFATTGDETARTLAREGRLPDGSERVHALLVNEREALLLSGADDVEEAARQLTAQVPRVVVTLGPRGALAVAAGGGRVERADGVQVDVVDTTGAGDLFAAAYVWADLMGAPELDRLRWAVLYAALSVRVATAVAGASRLDALAEAGARSGLTLPNQHAITHTKEER, encoded by the coding sequence GTGAGCACGACGGATCCGATCGACCTCGCCTGCGTCGAGCCGGCCTTCGTCGACCTGACGTTCGTCGGGTTGGAGGCCGTGCCCGCGCTCGGCGAGGAGCAGCACACGCGTGGGCTCGAGCGTGGCGCGGGCGGCGGCGCGATCACGGCGATCGGCGCGGCGCGCCTGGGCCTGCGGACGGCGTCGGTCTCCCCGATCGGGGACGACGCCGACGGTGAGTTCGTGCGCGCGGCCTTCGCGGCGGACGGCGTCCGCTGGGCGGGCCGGCGCGTCGCGCGCACCTCGCTGACGGCGGTGATGCCGGTCGGCAGCGAGCGCGCGATGGCGACGTTCGACAACGGCGAGGAGGCGCGCGCCGAGGAGATCGCCGCGCTGTCGCCCCGCGCCGTCGTCACGTCGCTCGACCGGCTGGGACTGGCACCCGAGGGAGCGCGCGTGTTCGCGACCACGGGCGACGAGACCGCGCGCACGCTCGCGCGCGAGGGCCGTCTGCCGGACGGCTCCGAGCGCGTGCACGCGCTGCTCGTCAACGAACGTGAGGCGCTGCTGCTGAGCGGCGCGGACGACGTCGAGGAGGCGGCGCGGCAGTTGACCGCGCAGGTCCCGCGCGTCGTCGTCACGCTGGGGCCGCGCGGCGCACTCGCCGTCGCGGCGGGAGGAGGAAGGGTGGAGCGAGCCGACGGCGTGCAGGTCGACGTCGTCGACACGACCGGGGCGGGCGACCTGTTCGCCGCTGCGTACGTGTGGGCGGACCTGATGGGTGCGCCCGAGCTCGACCGCCTGCGCTGGGCGGTGCTGTACGCAGCCCTGTCCGTCCGGGTCGCGACCGCAGTCGCGGGCGCGAGCCGGCTCGACGCACTCGCCGAGGCGGGCGCGCGAAGTGGGCTGACGCTGCCGAACCAGCACGCGATCACACATACGAAGGAGGAAAGGTGA
- a CDS encoding 6-phospho-beta-glucosidase, producing the protein MKLTIVGGGGFRVPLVYGALLAKAERLRLEEVVLHDVEEDRLARIAPVLRGLAEEHGQQLPFRTTTDLDDAVEGADFVFSAIRVGQLEGRVADESVPLGHGVLGQETTGPGGICFALRTIPTMVTLAEKIRDRAPGAWLINFTNPAGMVTEACQQILGDHVVGICDSPSGLCRRVATAAGRNPDDVWFDYFGLNHLGWLKEVRDKDEPLLGRLLQDDAALATFEEGRLFGGDWLRSLEMIPNEYLYYFYYAADTVNAIRESPNSRGAFLLEQQREFYAQNGQGPEEALASWRKTRHDRERTYMAEARSAAGDCGEHDLDENAGYESEAMAALEAIALNTRAVLILNTANRSALPFLDSDAVVEVPAIVGRTGPIPVAIGEVPAHARALIETMKDVERTTIAAATTGSRQLAIKALALHPLVPSVNTAREILAGYEQRIPELGRTFAS; encoded by the coding sequence ATGAAGCTCACGATCGTCGGAGGGGGCGGGTTCCGCGTCCCGCTCGTCTATGGCGCGCTGCTCGCCAAGGCTGAGCGGCTGCGGCTCGAGGAGGTCGTGCTGCACGACGTCGAAGAGGATCGTCTCGCGCGCATCGCGCCGGTCCTCAGAGGGCTCGCGGAGGAGCACGGGCAGCAGCTCCCGTTCCGCACCACGACCGACCTCGACGACGCCGTCGAAGGCGCCGACTTCGTCTTCTCGGCGATCCGCGTCGGCCAGCTGGAGGGCCGCGTCGCCGACGAGTCGGTCCCGCTCGGCCACGGCGTGCTCGGCCAGGAGACCACCGGCCCGGGCGGCATCTGCTTCGCGCTGCGGACGATCCCGACGATGGTCACGCTCGCCGAGAAGATCCGCGACCGCGCCCCCGGCGCCTGGCTGATCAACTTCACCAACCCCGCCGGCATGGTCACCGAGGCCTGCCAGCAGATCCTCGGCGACCACGTCGTCGGCATCTGCGACTCGCCGTCGGGCCTCTGCCGCCGCGTCGCGACCGCCGCCGGCCGCAACCCCGACGACGTCTGGTTCGACTACTTCGGCCTCAACCACCTCGGCTGGCTCAAGGAGGTGCGCGACAAGGACGAGCCGCTGCTCGGCCGCCTGCTCCAGGACGACGCCGCGCTCGCCACCTTCGAGGAGGGCCGCCTGTTCGGCGGCGACTGGCTGCGCTCGCTGGAGATGATCCCCAACGAGTACCTCTACTACTTCTACTACGCCGCCGACACGGTCAACGCGATCCGTGAGAGCCCCAACTCGCGCGGCGCGTTCCTGCTCGAGCAGCAGCGCGAGTTCTACGCGCAGAACGGCCAGGGGCCCGAGGAGGCGCTCGCCTCCTGGCGCAAGACGCGCCACGACCGCGAGCGCACCTACATGGCCGAGGCGCGCAGCGCCGCCGGCGACTGTGGCGAGCACGACCTCGACGAGAACGCCGGCTACGAGTCGGAGGCGATGGCGGCGCTGGAGGCGATCGCGCTGAACACGCGCGCGGTCCTGATACTCAACACCGCCAACCGCTCCGCGCTGCCGTTCCTCGATTCCGACGCCGTCGTCGAGGTGCCCGCGATCGTCGGTCGCACCGGCCCGATACCGGTCGCGATCGGCGAGGTCCCCGCGCACGCGCGCGCCCTGATCGAGACGATGAAGGACGTCGAGCGGACGACGATCGCCGCCGCCACGACTGGCTCGCGCCAGCTCGCGATCAAGGCGCTCGCGCTGCACCCGCTGGTGCCGTCGGTCAACACCGCGCGCGAGATCCTCGCCGGCTACGAGCAGCGGATCCCCGAGCTGGGGCGGACGTTCGCCTCGTGA
- a CDS encoding DeoR/GlpR family DNA-binding transcription regulator, translating into MLPAQRRQKILHAVRSGTAHVSDLAESFGVSEMTVRRDLRALERDGKLERVHGGAINATDERPFEEIAVERFTGKDRIGAAAAALVEDGQTIMIDIGTTTLQLARHLHGRRLTVVTTSLAVYEELVPDDDIQLVLPGGLVRRNYRSMVGVIAEDSLRQLKADVAFLGTSGVDADMGVWDTTMVEVPIKRAMIAAANSVVLLADAEKFAMGAVVRVCGPAEIDHIVTDAPVPTAHAASITEAGIEVTVA; encoded by the coding sequence ATGCTTCCCGCTCAGCGTCGTCAGAAGATCCTCCACGCCGTCCGTTCCGGCACCGCTCACGTCTCCGATCTCGCCGAGAGCTTCGGCGTCTCGGAGATGACCGTCCGCCGCGACCTCAGGGCCCTGGAGCGCGACGGCAAGCTCGAGCGCGTCCACGGCGGCGCGATCAACGCGACCGACGAGCGCCCGTTCGAGGAGATCGCCGTCGAGCGCTTCACGGGCAAGGACAGGATCGGCGCGGCCGCCGCTGCGCTGGTCGAGGACGGCCAGACGATCATGATCGACATCGGCACGACGACGCTGCAGCTCGCGCGTCATCTGCACGGTCGCAGGCTCACCGTCGTCACCACAAGCCTCGCCGTCTACGAGGAGCTGGTCCCCGACGACGACATCCAACTCGTGCTGCCGGGCGGGCTCGTCCGGCGCAACTACCGCTCGATGGTCGGCGTGATCGCCGAGGACTCGCTGCGCCAGCTGAAGGCGGACGTCGCCTTCCTCGGCACCAGCGGCGTCGACGCGGACATGGGCGTGTGGGACACCACCATGGTCGAGGTCCCGATCAAGCGCGCCATGATCGCCGCCGCCAACAGCGTCGTGCTGCTGGCCGACGCGGAGAAGTTCGCGATGGGCGCGGTCGTGCGCGTCTGCGGACCGGCGGAGATCGACCACATCGTCACCGACGCGCCTGTGCCCACGGCACACGCCGCGTCGATCACCGAAGCAGGAATCGAGGTAACCGTCGCATGA
- a CDS encoding PIG-L family deacetylase yields MEGRWTVVRRAGAALAVTAAAALAAAPSALAAEQEPVKLNAMFIGAHPDDEAGLLPTYGIWDEVYGARTGVITVTRGEGGGNSAGLEEGAPLGILREREERRAVGRAGIRNIYNLDLQDFFYTYSVPLTRQVWNYDVALERVVRVVRQTRPDTVVTMNQMPSPGQHGNHIAAAWLAYEAYNLAGDPAAYPNQILSEGLRPWRIKSVYQSGGTVTGSPDRGQACETTYTPDPGSEVYRTWQGRTSNSPDPHNRGKTWAQIAREGNREYVSQGRGGWPPNTIPGDQLGCQQLRLMVGRVPHDPGVRRADGALVGSAVAQPGGFRLGTELDLDTSSYEVLPGQPFTVTATVRSTQDLDDAQLRLELPSGWTGGAAQAVGAPNRDGESKVRFTVTPSTSVAANATTRLYAVMEQDGASGRNGIVVRVAPPVRGELEPRRTVADYRSWLRDQDLEQLGDTVTPVFSLGVGESKTVNVRVRNYSGLTESGTVRFAVPAGFSVDQVTKPYSGLAAGAETSVPFTVTNTDTSLRTGNVRQDGEVGAAPSYPITITTTSTATAGSGEMSSAIDLVPVTTIPRAAAQPALDGTFSAAKYPGQPIDLSKTWEGSIDSRSTRTKARGTAYASWFGDSLYMHVRVTDDTLGTILAPEDAKRHWRADSVEIAFDPQPESFDTSTTFKVGVFPTTTNGQPAAYRDADGFQGPIAQSAPGMRVVSRINTANYTGYELEVKIPFSDLPAAARQNWTGMNIFIYDSDTQDKVGQTRQGWSTFNGVQADPYRWGHAIFGGGYTPTGSTTPEDPTMLLEAAQSVLSPQSILQAAVDGTGLGGSKRAPSDATLELAGEPKLVGDNVVVPVVATGPGTANVFVTDPGLGRPDPLGGVDMNLYGAEKVLGSDTDVLVGAAGRVLQVRVPVSAAARDAIKADGALVLASYGARAGGTTPLAVGLPGDDGTVPPLPVPGPKGDPGPQGPAGAQGPVGPQGPKGEPAKKPAARHAAPKVTCKLVRRQRTVKAVSCTVKAASPASRVVVKSGKRTLAKATLRKGVARVSLPASTKRATFTSVDRRGKVLRSVEVRVRR; encoded by the coding sequence ATGGAAGGTCGTTGGACTGTCGTACGCAGAGCCGGTGCCGCACTCGCGGTCACGGCGGCTGCCGCGTTGGCGGCAGCGCCGTCAGCGCTCGCTGCCGAGCAGGAGCCGGTGAAGCTCAACGCGATGTTCATCGGTGCACACCCCGACGACGAGGCCGGTCTGCTGCCGACCTACGGCATCTGGGACGAGGTCTACGGCGCCCGTACCGGCGTCATCACCGTCACGCGCGGTGAGGGCGGCGGCAACTCCGCCGGCCTCGAGGAGGGTGCTCCGCTCGGCATCCTGCGCGAGCGGGAGGAGCGCCGCGCGGTCGGACGCGCCGGCATACGCAACATCTACAACCTCGACCTGCAGGACTTCTTCTACACCTACAGCGTCCCGCTGACGAGACAGGTGTGGAACTACGACGTCGCGCTGGAGCGGGTCGTGCGCGTGGTGCGCCAGACGCGCCCCGACACCGTCGTGACGATGAACCAGATGCCGTCGCCCGGTCAGCACGGCAACCACATCGCGGCGGCGTGGCTCGCCTACGAGGCGTACAACCTCGCCGGCGACCCGGCCGCCTATCCGAACCAGATCCTCAGCGAGGGCCTGAGACCGTGGCGGATCAAGTCGGTCTACCAGAGCGGCGGCACGGTCACCGGATCGCCCGACAGAGGCCAGGCCTGCGAGACGACCTACACGCCCGACCCGGGCTCGGAGGTCTACCGCACCTGGCAGGGCCGCACGTCGAACTCGCCCGACCCGCACAACAGAGGCAAGACGTGGGCGCAGATCGCCCGCGAGGGCAACCGCGAGTACGTCTCGCAGGGCCGTGGCGGCTGGCCGCCCAACACGATCCCGGGCGATCAGCTCGGCTGCCAGCAGCTGCGCCTGATGGTCGGCCGCGTGCCGCACGACCCGGGCGTCCGCCGTGCTGACGGTGCGCTCGTCGGCTCCGCCGTCGCGCAGCCGGGCGGCTTCCGCCTCGGCACGGAGCTGGACCTCGACACGAGCAGCTACGAGGTGCTTCCGGGCCAGCCGTTCACCGTGACGGCGACCGTCCGCAGCACGCAGGACCTCGACGACGCGCAGCTGAGACTGGAGCTGCCGAGCGGCTGGACCGGCGGCGCCGCGCAGGCCGTCGGCGCGCCCAACCGCGACGGCGAGTCGAAGGTCAGATTCACGGTGACGCCGTCGACCAGCGTCGCCGCCAACGCGACGACGCGCCTCTACGCCGTGATGGAGCAGGACGGCGCCAGCGGCCGCAACGGCATCGTCGTGCGCGTCGCGCCGCCGGTCCGCGGCGAGCTGGAGCCGCGCAGAACCGTCGCCGACTACCGCTCGTGGCTCAGAGATCAGGACCTCGAGCAGCTCGGCGACACCGTCACGCCCGTCTTCTCCCTGGGCGTCGGCGAGTCGAAGACCGTCAACGTCAGAGTCCGCAACTACAGCGGCCTGACCGAGTCCGGCACGGTCAGATTCGCGGTGCCGGCCGGATTCAGCGTCGACCAGGTGACCAAGCCGTACAGCGGCCTCGCCGCCGGCGCGGAGACCTCGGTGCCGTTCACCGTGACGAACACCGACACGTCACTGCGCACCGGCAACGTCAGACAGGACGGCGAGGTCGGCGCCGCCCCCTCGTACCCGATAACGATCACGACGACGTCGACCGCGACCGCCGGCAGCGGCGAGATGAGCAGCGCGATCGACCTCGTGCCGGTCACGACGATCCCGAGAGCTGCGGCGCAGCCGGCGCTCGACGGCACGTTCTCGGCGGCCAAGTACCCCGGCCAGCCGATCGACCTGTCGAAGACGTGGGAGGGCTCGATCGACAGCAGAAGCACGAGAACGAAGGCGAGAGGCACGGCGTACGCGTCGTGGTTCGGCGACTCGCTCTACATGCACGTGAGAGTCACCGACGACACGCTCGGCACGATCCTCGCGCCCGAGGACGCCAAGCGCCACTGGCGCGCCGACTCGGTCGAGATCGCGTTCGACCCGCAGCCGGAGTCGTTCGACACGAGCACGACGTTCAAGGTCGGCGTCTTCCCGACGACGACCAACGGCCAGCCGGCCGCGTACCGCGACGCCGACGGCTTCCAGGGCCCGATCGCCCAGTCGGCGCCGGGGATGAGAGTCGTCTCCAGAATCAACACGGCGAACTACACCGGCTACGAGCTGGAGGTGAAGATCCCGTTCAGCGACCTGCCCGCCGCGGCACGTCAGAACTGGACCGGGATGAACATCTTCATCTACGACTCCGACACGCAGGACAAGGTCGGGCAGACGCGTCAGGGCTGGTCGACGTTCAACGGCGTCCAGGCCGATCCGTACCGCTGGGGTCACGCGATCTTCGGCGGCGGCTACACGCCGACCGGCTCGACCACGCCTGAGGACCCGACGATGCTGCTGGAGGCCGCGCAGAGCGTGCTCTCGCCGCAGTCGATCCTGCAGGCGGCCGTGGACGGCACCGGCCTCGGCGGCTCCAAGCGGGCGCCGAGCGACGCGACGCTGGAGCTCGCAGGCGAGCCGAAGCTGGTCGGCGACAACGTCGTCGTCCCGGTCGTCGCGACCGGTCCCGGCACGGCGAACGTGTTCGTGACCGATCCCGGCCTCGGCCGGCCCGACCCGCTCGGCGGCGTCGACATGAACCTGTACGGCGCGGAGAAGGTGCTCGGCTCCGACACGGATGTGCTCGTGGGAGCTGCGGGCCGCGTGCTGCAGGTGAGAGTCCCCGTGTCGGCGGCCGCGCGTGACGCGATCAAGGCCGACGGCGCGCTCGTGCTCGCCTCCTACGGGGCGCGTGCCGGTGGCACGACGCCGCTCGCCGTCGGCCTGCCCGGCGACGACGGCACGGTGCCGCCGCTTCCGGTCCCGGGCCCGAAGGGCGATCCCGGCCCGCAGGGTCCCGCCGGCGCGCAGGGTCCCGTCGGCCCGCAGGGCCCCAAGGGCGAGCCCGCGAAGAAGCCCGCGGCGAGACACGCCGCTCCGAAGGTGACGTGCAAGCTCGTGCGCAGACAGCGCACGGTCAAGGCCGTCAGCTGCACGGTGAAGGCGGCCAGCCCCGCGAGCCGCGTCGTCGTGAAGTCCGGCAAGCGCACGCTCGCCAAGGCGACGCTGCGCAAGGGCGTCGCCCGCGTGAGCCTCCCCGCGAGCACCAAGCGCGCGACGTTCACGTCGGTCGATCGTCGCGGCAAGGTCCTCCGCAGCGTGGAGGTCCGCGTCCGCCGCTAG
- the iolD gene encoding 3D-(3,5/4)-trihydroxycyclohexane-1,2-dione acylhydrolase (decyclizing): protein MPTVRLTTAQAIVRYLSAQHSERDGDRRRLIPALFGIFGHGNVAGLGQALEEHGADLPYMQARNEQSMVHSATAFAKATRRGQTLACAASIGPGSTNMVTGAALATINRLPVLLLASDTYATRRQGPVLQQLEHPSALDVSVNDAFRPVSRLFDRIQRPEQLLTALPEAMRVLTSPRETGAVVLALPQDVQSEAYDFPESFFAERTWTIGRPQPEPALVERAAELIERAERPLVIAGGGVLYSDAQAELEELADAFGLPVAETFAGKGAVRIGAWWGLGGIGLEGTPATNALAAQADLVISVGTRLTDFPTASQSLFAHPEVNFVAINVDGRDAHKQGALALEADARDTLRALSDALAARGRRPSATYRAAIEEGAAAWASRRAAALFEDHANGMTQGRLLGVMQEAARPGDTLIAAAGGPPGDVLKVWDATGERHAHIEFGFSCMGYELPAALGVRMAQPDDGEVIAFIGDGTFLMAPSELVTALQERLAITVVISENHGFQVIRRLQMARAGRDFGNEFRARTESGAGSAEPTRLSGDYLGLDLAAIAAGMGARSWRVSDPGSLRAALDAARDHDGPAVIVAETLPHVDLPGAEVWWDVAPAEVSADPVVQQLRAEYEADRARHQRFHHPAAPQEVAESHGQSPRIPSASRAPRTNQEAPTP, encoded by the coding sequence GTGCCGACCGTCCGTCTGACCACCGCGCAAGCGATCGTGCGCTACCTGTCCGCGCAACACAGCGAGCGCGACGGTGATCGCCGCCGTCTGATCCCGGCCCTGTTCGGGATCTTCGGACACGGCAACGTCGCCGGCCTCGGCCAGGCGCTGGAGGAGCACGGCGCGGACCTGCCGTACATGCAGGCCCGCAACGAGCAGTCAATGGTCCACAGTGCGACCGCGTTCGCGAAGGCGACGCGCCGTGGCCAGACGCTCGCGTGCGCCGCCTCGATCGGCCCTGGCTCGACGAACATGGTGACCGGCGCCGCGCTCGCCACGATCAACCGGCTGCCCGTCCTGCTGCTCGCCTCCGACACCTACGCGACGCGGCGCCAGGGCCCCGTCCTGCAGCAGCTGGAGCACCCCTCCGCGCTCGACGTCTCGGTCAACGACGCATTCCGCCCCGTCTCGCGCCTGTTCGACCGGATCCAGCGCCCCGAGCAGCTGCTGACGGCGCTGCCGGAGGCGATGCGCGTCCTCACCAGCCCGCGCGAGACCGGCGCCGTCGTGCTCGCACTGCCGCAGGACGTGCAGTCGGAGGCGTACGACTTCCCGGAGTCGTTCTTCGCCGAGCGGACCTGGACGATCGGCCGTCCGCAGCCCGAGCCCGCGCTCGTCGAGCGCGCCGCCGAGCTGATCGAGCGCGCCGAGCGGCCGCTCGTGATCGCCGGCGGCGGCGTCCTCTACAGCGACGCGCAGGCGGAGCTGGAGGAGCTGGCCGACGCCTTCGGCCTGCCCGTCGCCGAGACGTTCGCCGGCAAGGGCGCCGTGCGAATCGGCGCTTGGTGGGGCCTCGGCGGGATCGGATTGGAGGGCACGCCGGCGACCAACGCGCTCGCCGCTCAGGCCGACCTCGTGATCTCCGTCGGCACGCGCCTGACCGACTTCCCGACCGCCTCGCAGTCGCTCTTCGCCCACCCCGAAGTGAACTTCGTCGCGATCAACGTCGACGGCCGCGACGCGCACAAGCAGGGCGCGCTCGCGCTCGAAGCCGACGCGCGCGACACCCTGCGGGCGCTGTCAGACGCGCTCGCTGCTCGGGGCCGCCGCCCCTCGGCGACCTACCGGGCGGCCATCGAGGAAGGGGCCGCGGCGTGGGCAAGTCGCCGCGCCGCGGCCCTCTTCGAGGACCACGCGAATGGCATGACGCAGGGGCGCCTGCTCGGCGTGATGCAGGAGGCCGCACGCCCCGGCGACACGCTGATCGCCGCCGCGGGCGGCCCGCCCGGCGACGTGCTGAAGGTGTGGGACGCGACCGGCGAGCGCCACGCGCACATCGAGTTCGGCTTCTCCTGCATGGGCTATGAGCTGCCGGCCGCGCTCGGCGTGCGGATGGCCCAGCCGGACGACGGCGAGGTGATCGCGTTCATCGGCGACGGCACCTTCCTGATGGCGCCGTCCGAGCTGGTCACCGCGCTCCAGGAGCGGCTCGCGATCACCGTCGTGATCAGCGAGAACCACGGCTTCCAGGTGATCCGCCGCCTCCAGATGGCGCGCGCCGGCCGCGACTTCGGCAACGAGTTCCGCGCCCGCACCGAGAGCGGCGCCGGGTCGGCCGAGCCGACGCGCCTCTCCGGCGACTACCTCGGCCTCGACCTCGCCGCGATCGCGGCGGGAATGGGCGCGCGCAGCTGGCGCGTCTCCGACCCCGGCAGCCTGCGCGCCGCGCTCGACGCCGCGCGCGACCACGACGGCCCGGCGGTGATCGTCGCCGAGACGCTGCCGCACGTCGACCTGCCCGGCGCGGAGGTGTGGTGGGACGTCGCGCCCGCCGAGGTCTCCGCCGACCCGGTCGTCCAGCAGCTGCGCGCCGAGTACGAGGCCGACCGCGCCCGTCACCAGCGCTTCCACCACCCCGCCGCCCCCCAGGAGGTCGCGGAATCCCACGGGCAGAGCCCTCGGATTCCGTCTGCCTCGCGCGCCCCTCGCACGAACCAGGAGGCTCCGACCCCATGA